A DNA window from Parus major isolate Abel chromosome 9, Parus_major1.1, whole genome shotgun sequence contains the following coding sequences:
- the B3GNT5 gene encoding lactosylceramide 1,3-N-acetyl-beta-D-glucosaminyltransferase yields the protein MFVSPRRVRKCHFLQICATCFILCLMIFWVPFDNHIVSHMKSYSYRYLINSYHFVNDSLSISRDNLNRISSYQYLINHREKCQQQDVLLLLFVKTSPENRHRRDAIRQTWGNEKYVLSQLNANIKTLFALGRPTGHLQKTQRQRELELEDQKYQDLIQQDFLDTFHNLTLKLLLQFSWVNAYCPHARFIMSADDDIFIHMPNLIAYLQSLTQMGAQDLWIGRVHRGSPPVRDKTSKYYVPYEMYQWPSYPDYTAGAAYVISNDVAAKVYEASLTLNTSLYIDDVFMGLCANKMGIVPQYHVFFSGEGKAPYHPCIYNKMMTSHGHVDDLRQLWQQATDPKVKKISSGIWGRMYCRLVNIVLLCKLYYVDTYPCSAAFS from the coding sequence ATGTTTGTTAGTCCCAGAAGAGtcagaaaatgccattttttgcAGATATGTGCCACTTGCTTCATACTGTGTCTCATGATTTTTTGGGTACCATTTGATAATCACATTGTGAGCCATATGAAGTCCTATTCTTACAGATACCTCATAAATAGCTACCATTTTGTGAATGACAGCCTGTCTATCAGCAGGGATAACCTGAACAGAATATCAAGTTATCAGTACTTGATCAACCACAGAGAGAAATGTCAGCAGCAGGATGTCCTTCTCCTATTGTTTGTGAAGACTTCTCCTGAAAACCGCCATCGAAGGGATGCAATTAGACAAACTTGGGGTAATGAGAAGTACGTTCTTTCTCAACTTAATGCCAACATTAAAACCCTCTTTGCTTTAGGACGACCAACAGGCcatctgcagaaaacacagcGACAAAGAGAACTTGAGCTCGAAGACCAGAAATACCAGGATTTGATTCAGCAAGACTTCTTGGATACTTTTCACAACCTTACTCTTAAATTGCTTTTGCAGTTTAGCTGGGTGAATGCCTACTGTCCTCATGCCAGGTTCATAATGTCTGCGGATGATGACATATTTATCCATATGCCAAATCTCATTGCTTATCTCCAAAGTCTCACACAAATGGGTGCTCAAGATCTCTGGATTGGTCGTGTCCATCGTGGATCCCCTCCCGTAAGAGACAAGACTAGCAAATACTATGTTCCATATGAAATGTACCAGTGGCCCTCTTACCCTGACtacacagcaggagctgcataTGTAATATCAAATGATGTAGCAGCTAAAGTCTATGAGGCTTCATTGACTCTGAATACAAGTCTTTATATAGATGATGTTTTCATGGGTCTCTGTGCCAATAAAATGGGAATTGTACCACAAtatcatgtatttttttctggggaaGGAAAGGCTCCATATCATCCCTGCATTTATAACAAGATGATGACATCTCATGGACACGTAGATGATCTTcgccagctctggcagcaggcTACAGATCCCAAAGTTAAAAAGATTTCTTCAGGAATTTGGGGTAGAATGTACTGCAGACTAGTCAATATTGTGCTTCTCTGTAAACTGTACTATGTGGACACGTATCCTtgttcagctgcattttcttaA